One Thermosipho africanus Ob7 genomic region harbors:
- a CDS encoding stage V sporulation protein S has product METLKVSSKSNPNKVAGAIVGSLNKNEKLEIQAIGAGAVNQASKALAVARRFLSEEGKDLYAVPGFIEVEIDGETRTGISFKVYLTKKAE; this is encoded by the coding sequence ATGGAAACACTTAAGGTCAGCTCAAAATCTAATCCTAACAAGGTAGCGGGTGCTATAGTTGGATCTCTAAACAAGAATGAAAAGCTTGAGATCCAAGCTATAGGTGCTGGAGCTGTTAACCAAGCTTCAAAAGCTTTGGCAGTTGCAAGAAGGTTTTTGTCAGAAGAAGGTAAAGATTTATATGCGGTTCCAGGATTTATTGAAGTAGAGATAGATGGTGAAACAAGAACAGGAATTTCTTTTAAAGTATATTTAACAAAGAAGGCGGAATAA
- a CDS encoding DUF1385 domain-containing protein codes for MKVGGQAIIEGVLMMGKKIVIAVRNEKGEIVKEELGKIKNKKVLKIPFVRGLFSLFYSMYFGLKGLDRSAEIATGEEMKKSETFFSIFIAIVVGIGLFVMLPVFLTGLLGVKDDEFLFSLVDGFIRLGLFLLYVWIISFMKDVKRVFQYHGSEHKTIHAYENGDELTVENVKKYSTIHPRCGTNFVMIFLIVAIILFSIFGIYRPLSWVERIVIRIVLIPVVASVSYELLKLFDKFPFLRFLSFPGLLLQKLTTAEPDEKQIEVAIESLKFALEGEEPDEDVEYVG; via the coding sequence ATGAAAGTTGGAGGTCAAGCAATCATTGAAGGCGTTTTGATGATGGGTAAAAAGATTGTAATTGCTGTAAGAAATGAAAAAGGAGAAATTGTAAAAGAAGAACTTGGGAAGATAAAGAATAAAAAAGTTTTGAAAATACCATTTGTAAGGGGACTTTTTAGTCTTTTTTATTCTATGTACTTTGGTCTAAAAGGTCTTGATAGGTCTGCAGAGATTGCAACGGGAGAAGAAATGAAAAAATCTGAAACGTTTTTTTCAATCTTTATAGCAATAGTAGTTGGTATTGGATTATTTGTAATGCTCCCAGTATTTTTAACAGGTCTTTTGGGGGTAAAAGATGACGAATTTTTATTTTCTTTGGTTGATGGGTTTATAAGACTTGGACTGTTTTTGTTGTATGTTTGGATAATTTCATTTATGAAAGATGTAAAAAGGGTGTTTCAATATCACGGTTCGGAACATAAAACCATTCATGCGTATGAAAACGGTGATGAATTAACCGTTGAAAATGTTAAAAAATATTCAACCATTCATCCAAGATGTGGAACAAATTTTGTGATGATCTTTTTAATAGTTGCTATAATTCTTTTTAGTATTTTTGGTATTTATCGTCCGCTTTCTTGGGTTGAAAGAATAGTGATTAGGATAGTTTTGATACCTGTTGTAGCATCTGTTTCTTATGAACTTTTAAAATTATTTGATAAATTTCCATTTTTAAGATTTTTGTCATTTCCAGGATTACTGCTTCAGAAGCTTACTACAGCTGAGCCTGATGAAAAGCAAATAGAGGTTGCTATAGAATCATTAAAATTTGCCCTTGAAGGAGAAGAACCGGATGAAGATGTAGAGTACGTTGGATAG
- a CDS encoding ATP-binding cassette domain-containing protein: MENVSFSISKGEKVAVLGLNGSGKSTLFKILTGIIPPSSWVCKCMGYDPFSDRKRYVKNIGVLLGQKSLLIPELTVYDSLKLYKAVYQLNEKQLDERLKVFDEYFGIEKLLSRIVRTLSLGERMKAEIFMASIHDLSIFFFDEPTIGLDVNAKSAFKEFLLNYPFGSEKTVFIITHEFYVIKDFCTRILLLDNGKLKLDIETKHLKNKFGYKNLVIDFEGKPTKTTVENIRLFGYPIEIEKNSVKIKVPYENKEEIEEIRGILSKSLKRNFELLKIGVELSLRRLSYFRI, translated from the coding sequence TTGGAAAACGTTAGTTTTTCAATTTCCAAAGGTGAAAAGGTTGCAGTTTTGGGTTTAAATGGTAGTGGAAAATCAACGCTTTTTAAGATATTAACTGGGATCATACCACCTTCTTCGTGGGTTTGTAAATGTATGGGGTATGATCCTTTTTCGGATAGAAAAAGGTATGTAAAAAACATTGGTGTTCTTTTGGGTCAAAAATCTCTTCTTATTCCAGAGCTTACCGTTTATGATAGCCTAAAATTATATAAAGCTGTATATCAATTAAATGAAAAGCAACTTGACGAGCGTTTAAAAGTTTTTGATGAATATTTTGGAATAGAAAAGTTATTAAGCAGGATAGTTAGAACACTCTCTCTTGGTGAGAGAATGAAGGCAGAAATATTTATGGCATCAATTCATGATCTTTCCATCTTTTTCTTTGATGAGCCTACCATAGGACTTGACGTAAATGCAAAGAGTGCTTTTAAGGAGTTCCTATTAAATTATCCATTTGGATCTGAAAAGACGGTGTTTATAATAACACATGAATTTTATGTGATAAAAGATTTTTGCACCAGAATTTTGCTGCTAGATAATGGAAAATTAAAATTAGATATTGAAACAAAACATTTAAAAAATAAATTTGGATACAAGAACCTTGTTATTGATTTTGAAGGAAAACCAACTAAAACTACAGTTGAAAATATCAGATTGTTTGGATATCCCATAGAGATTGAAAAAAATAGTGTTAAAATAAAAGTTCCGTATGAGAATAAAGAAGAAATAGAAGAGATAAGAGGAATTTTGTCGAAAAGTCTTAAAAGGAATTTTGAGTTACTTAAAATTGGTGTGGAGCTGAGTTTGAGAAGGCTTTCATATTTTAGAATTTAA
- a CDS encoding HD domain-containing phosphohydrolase, with product MNKIMIIDDDEFVHKYIDEVLSKECEYEIETIHAFSEKQASKLIEKFKDDISVFFIDVFMENDNSGLVLVDLIRNHLSLRKPRIILATSYKEFVEKKHDISDFDISFFMDKQYMDEFMVKHTFLIAIKSYIEIVTLENTIKSLQKIIELSRNKEKFDNILKFLKFMLYEAINLLRFSSNIGIEGFVTLNGIVYAATPKFEEYLNVPLSKVNFTFFPESTIYFEKELAKDLSIKVYIISNIKLKEINKHLVSLFLEEITNSYSSNYYSNLYSQTQKELLAKLLSAIEARSGETGEHVTRVGKIAKILASKINYSQIDEIEIAASIHDLGKIAIPDSILNKPGKLDDEEYAIIKEHPIIGYNILENSTSKILKLAAVICLQHHENWDGSGYPYGLEKEQIDISARITSIADVFDALVSDRIYRKALPLNKALEIIKKERGKKFDPNLVDIFFENLDEILEIYKE from the coding sequence ATGAATAAAATAATGATCATAGACGATGATGAATTTGTACATAAATACATCGATGAAGTTCTATCAAAAGAATGTGAATATGAAATAGAAACCATACATGCTTTTTCTGAAAAACAGGCAAGTAAATTAATTGAAAAATTTAAAGATGATATCTCCGTATTCTTTATAGATGTTTTTATGGAAAATGATAACTCAGGTCTTGTATTAGTTGATCTGATTAGAAATCATCTAAGTTTAAGAAAGCCTAGAATTATCCTTGCAACCTCCTACAAAGAATTTGTAGAAAAAAAACATGATATCTCTGATTTTGATATAAGTTTTTTTATGGACAAGCAATACATGGATGAATTTATGGTAAAACACACATTTTTGATAGCCATCAAATCATACATTGAAATTGTAACTCTTGAAAATACAATAAAATCGCTACAAAAAATAATTGAACTTTCAAGGAACAAAGAAAAATTTGACAACATATTAAAATTTTTAAAATTCATGTTGTACGAAGCTATTAATCTCCTGAGATTTTCTTCAAATATAGGCATTGAAGGTTTTGTAACTTTAAACGGGATCGTATATGCTGCAACTCCAAAGTTTGAAGAATACCTAAATGTGCCACTTTCAAAAGTAAATTTTACATTTTTTCCAGAAAGCACTATATATTTTGAAAAAGAGCTAGCAAAAGATTTATCAATTAAAGTTTATATTATTTCTAATATAAAACTAAAAGAAATTAACAAACACCTTGTAAGTCTTTTTCTTGAAGAAATAACAAATTCGTATAGTTCAAACTATTATTCAAATCTTTATTCACAAACTCAAAAAGAGTTATTGGCTAAACTACTTTCAGCAATTGAGGCAAGATCTGGAGAAACTGGCGAACATGTAACAAGGGTTGGGAAAATTGCAAAGATACTTGCTAGTAAAATTAACTATTCACAGATAGATGAAATAGAAATAGCTGCATCAATACACGATCTTGGAAAAATTGCAATACCTGACTCAATTTTAAACAAGCCAGGTAAATTAGATGATGAAGAATATGCAATAATTAAAGAACATCCTATTATAGGATACAATATACTTGAAAATTCAACTTCTAAAATTTTAAAACTTGCAGCTGTTATTTGTCTTCAACATCATGAGAATTGGGATGGTAGCGGGTATCCATATGGACTTGAAAAAGAGCAAATTGATATATCAGCAAGGATAACATCAATTGCGGACGTATTCGATGCACTTGTAAGTGATAGAATATACAGAAAAGCACTTCCATTAAATAAAGCGCTAGAAATAATTAAAAAAGAAAGGGGCAAAAAATTCGACCCAAATCTTGTTGACATATTCTTTGAAAACCTTGATGAAATACTTGAAATATATAAAGAATAA
- the lysA gene encoding diaminopimelate decarboxylase has product MKEIFQKVADEIGTPVYIYFEKILEERINKVKNVFEEINFFPTFATKANNNPAILKILKNHGFGVDILGEGELLACKIASIEGDKIVWNGNGKTKEQKDLMKEYKVKYVNVDSKEEFENLWKNEDDFELFLRVNPDIDAKTHPYISTGLKKHKFGVDFKTAEEILKSQKISGVHIHIGSQITDVKPFKEAIEKTLKLCQKYNIEKINIGGGWGIKYKDENELNTQEYKEEIIPLLKNFKLVINELGRFIIAPAGFLLTRVTLIKKTEKKFFVVTESGMNHLLRPALYNAYHEIEVLNNSKDEILADVVGPLCESGDFLAKERKIKKPEIGELLVIKNAGAYGFSMANNYNGTVRPAEVLITKDGKIKLIRKRETFDELFKNVIL; this is encoded by the coding sequence ATGAAGGAGATATTCCAAAAAGTTGCTGATGAAATTGGAACACCCGTTTACATATATTTTGAAAAAATTTTAGAAGAAAGAATAAATAAAGTAAAAAATGTCTTTGAAGAAATTAATTTTTTCCCTACATTTGCAACGAAGGCAAACAACAATCCTGCGATTTTAAAAATTCTAAAAAATCATGGATTTGGAGTAGATATATTAGGTGAAGGAGAACTTCTTGCTTGTAAAATTGCTTCAATAGAGGGAGACAAAATTGTCTGGAATGGAAATGGTAAAACAAAGGAGCAAAAAGATTTAATGAAGGAATATAAAGTTAAATATGTAAATGTTGACAGCAAAGAAGAATTCGAAAATCTATGGAAAAATGAAGATGATTTTGAACTGTTTTTAAGGGTAAATCCAGATATAGATGCAAAAACACATCCATACATATCAACTGGATTAAAAAAGCACAAATTTGGTGTTGATTTTAAAACGGCTGAAGAAATTTTAAAATCTCAAAAAATCAGTGGAGTTCATATACATATTGGCTCACAAATAACAGATGTAAAACCTTTTAAAGAGGCTATTGAAAAAACTTTAAAACTTTGTCAAAAATACAACATAGAAAAGATAAATATTGGTGGAGGATGGGGAATAAAATATAAAGATGAAAATGAGCTAAATACTCAAGAATACAAAGAAGAAATAATTCCGCTTCTGAAAAATTTTAAATTAGTCATAAATGAACTTGGAAGGTTTATAATAGCACCTGCAGGATTTCTTTTAACAAGGGTAACATTGATCAAAAAAACAGAAAAAAAATTCTTTGTTGTAACTGAAAGCGGAATGAATCATCTACTTAGACCAGCACTTTACAATGCATATCACGAAATAGAGGTATTAAATAACAGTAAAGACGAAATTCTCGCTGATGTAGTTGGCCCTCTATGTGAATCTGGAGATTTTCTTGCAAAAGAAAGAAAAATTAAAAAACCTGAAATTGGAGAATTATTAGTTATCAAAAACGCTGGCGCATACGGTTTTTCAATGGCAAACAACTACAACGGAACGGTAAGACCTGCAGAAGTTTTAATTACAAAAGACGGTAAAATAAAACTTATCAGGAAACGAGAAACATTTGATGAATTGTTTAAAAATGTAATTTTGTAG
- a CDS encoding M20 family metallopeptidase → MDSIELRHILHQNPEISFREFETQKILLSALKDLKDERLKIYKIAGTGVIALYEPKKGEPFILYRSDIDGLPIEEETKWEFASKNSNMHACGHDVHMSIAYELIKKILSSNIEKNFVFIFQPGEETGAGARYVLDEIEELDIKLALALHITDEYDFKTVATTKGVLFASATEIDLTFSGKASHVAFYKSGIDSIYLASKFLTEFYNLTFDKAIARFGKIEGGNARNIVSPQTTLMGSIRSESLKITEEIINKIQEVAKSVVQKDGGEFSISKGSIYPPVIVNDKLYELFREFVQKNNIQFIDCGMKYTGEDFGYFSQEYPSLMFWAGVSKGEKYGLHNPKFLPNDEVILYYADVVFNFLKELEI, encoded by the coding sequence ATGGATTCAATCGAGCTTAGACACATTTTACACCAAAACCCAGAAATATCTTTTAGAGAATTTGAAACTCAAAAAATATTACTTTCGGCCCTAAAGGATCTAAAAGACGAAAGACTAAAAATTTATAAAATAGCTGGCACTGGTGTTATTGCATTGTATGAACCAAAGAAAGGTGAACCTTTCATACTCTATAGATCAGATATTGATGGACTTCCAATTGAAGAAGAGACAAAATGGGAATTTGCTTCTAAAAATTCAAATATGCATGCATGTGGTCATGACGTGCATATGTCCATTGCATACGAACTAATTAAAAAAATACTTTCTTCAAATATAGAAAAAAATTTTGTCTTCATATTCCAACCAGGTGAGGAAACAGGAGCTGGTGCAAGGTACGTTTTAGATGAAATTGAAGAGCTTGACATAAAACTTGCTCTGGCACTGCACATTACCGATGAATATGATTTTAAAACTGTTGCAACAACTAAAGGAGTTTTATTTGCAAGTGCTACTGAAATTGATTTAACATTCTCCGGCAAAGCCTCTCACGTTGCTTTCTACAAATCTGGTATTGACTCGATTTATCTTGCAAGTAAATTTTTGACCGAATTTTACAATCTAACTTTTGACAAAGCAATTGCAAGATTTGGAAAAATAGAAGGAGGAAATGCAAGAAACATCGTCTCTCCTCAAACCACATTAATGGGAAGTATCAGATCAGAATCTTTAAAAATTACTGAAGAAATAATAAATAAAATACAAGAAGTAGCAAAAAGTGTTGTTCAAAAAGATGGTGGAGAATTTTCAATCTCAAAAGGTTCAATATATCCACCTGTAATTGTAAATGATAAACTGTATGAACTATTTAGAGAATTTGTGCAAAAAAACAACATACAATTTATTGATTGTGGAATGAAATATACAGGCGAAGATTTTGGTTATTTTTCTCAAGAGTACCCTTCATTGATGTTCTGGGCGGGAGTTTCAAAAGGTGAAAAATACGGGCTCCACAATCCAAAGTTTTTACCTAACGACGAAGTTATATTATATTATGCAGATGTTGTTTTCAACTTTTTAAAGGAGCTGGAAATATGA
- the pheS gene encoding phenylalanine--tRNA ligase subunit alpha, with product MDEIKQLVDTAKKEIDNAEDLQQLNLIRVKYLGKKGLITSQMKKLKDLSQQERPKFGAVVNKAKSEVEDYLNNRMNELYRIEKQKKYEKLRVDVTLSGARKDRGHLHILTKIQKELEDIFISMGFEVVEGPEVEDTWHNFDALNTPEWHPARDVQDSFYFTDKILLRTHTSPVQVRTMLERKPPLAIISPGRVFRRDYDSTHLPMFTQMEGLYVDKNVTVKHLKYTLEEMARKVFGDSAKVRLKPSFFPFTEPSYEVDILFNGKWLEILGAGMVDPNVFKNVGYDPNEWSGFAFGLGLERIAMVKYGIRDIRDFIKNDVRFLENY from the coding sequence ATGGACGAGATCAAACAACTTGTTGATACTGCCAAAAAAGAAATAGACAATGCAGAAGATCTTCAGCAATTAAATCTGATAAGGGTTAAATATCTTGGAAAGAAAGGTTTAATAACCTCTCAGATGAAAAAGTTAAAGGATCTTTCACAACAAGAAAGACCAAAATTTGGTGCAGTTGTTAATAAAGCAAAATCAGAAGTGGAAGATTATTTAAATAATAGAATGAATGAGTTATATAGAATCGAAAAACAGAAAAAGTATGAAAAACTAAGAGTTGATGTTACACTTTCTGGTGCAAGAAAAGATAGAGGACATTTACATATTCTTACAAAAATACAAAAAGAGTTGGAAGATATATTCATTTCAATGGGGTTTGAGGTAGTGGAAGGTCCAGAAGTCGAGGATACATGGCACAATTTTGATGCGTTAAATACACCGGAATGGCATCCTGCAAGAGATGTTCAAGATTCATTTTATTTTACAGATAAAATTTTGCTAAGAACCCATACTTCGCCAGTTCAGGTAAGAACAATGCTTGAAAGAAAACCACCACTTGCTATTATTTCACCAGGTAGAGTTTTTAGGAGAGATTATGATTCCACACATCTTCCGATGTTTACCCAAATGGAAGGGTTGTATGTGGATAAAAATGTTACGGTAAAGCATTTAAAATATACATTGGAAGAGATGGCAAGAAAAGTTTTTGGAGATAGCGCAAAGGTTAGATTAAAACCGAGCTTTTTCCCATTTACAGAACCAAGCTATGAAGTTGATATTCTATTTAATGGAAAGTGGCTTGAAATTTTAGGAGCTGGTATGGTTGATCCAAACGTCTTCAAAAACGTAGGATATGATCCAAACGAATGGTCTGGTTTTGCATTTGGCCTTGGCCTTGAAAGAATTGCAATGGTTAAGTACGGAATAAGAGATATTAGGGATTTTATAAAAAATGATGTGAGGTTTTTGGAGAATTACTGA
- the truB gene encoding tRNA pseudouridine(55) synthase TruB, translated as MVGFLNAFKPKGVTSHDVIDELRKKLKTKKIGHAGTLDPFAEGVLVIGISGATRLLEYLKNEKKRYYVKAILGLITETFDITGQVKEERVCQKSNDEIKDAILSFKGKYKQVPPAYSAKKYNGERLYKLAREGKIISLPPVEVEIYEIENIKIVPPEFSFEVVVSPGTYIRSLCMDIGYKLGCGATAVELVRKSVGKFSIKDSINPFELSSEQIVNRILRVEEVLDLPQVEIYKDYVEKIFNGVQPTMDFVKEIRDDFKKDQDVMLVCDGRLVAIAVSQRTSSFLKKNEVRESVFKLKKVFREGMF; from the coding sequence ATGGTAGGATTTTTGAATGCATTTAAACCAAAAGGTGTAACATCTCATGATGTTATTGATGAGCTAAGAAAAAAGCTTAAAACAAAGAAAATAGGCCATGCAGGAACACTTGATCCTTTTGCAGAAGGTGTTCTAGTTATTGGTATTTCAGGTGCAACAAGACTTTTGGAGTATTTAAAGAATGAAAAAAAGAGATACTATGTAAAAGCTATCTTAGGATTGATTACAGAAACTTTTGATATCACTGGACAAGTAAAGGAAGAAAGAGTATGTCAAAAAAGCAATGATGAAATAAAAGATGCAATTTTATCTTTCAAAGGAAAATACAAACAGGTTCCACCAGCATATTCAGCCAAAAAATATAATGGTGAAAGGTTATATAAACTTGCAAGAGAAGGAAAAATTATTTCACTTCCGCCTGTTGAAGTTGAAATATATGAGATAGAAAATATAAAGATAGTTCCTCCGGAGTTTTCTTTTGAGGTAGTAGTTTCACCTGGAACATATATTAGAAGTTTGTGTATGGATATAGGTTACAAGCTTGGTTGTGGGGCAACAGCTGTTGAACTTGTAAGGAAAAGTGTAGGAAAATTTTCTATTAAAGATTCAATTAATCCATTTGAACTATCTTCTGAGCAAATTGTAAATAGGATTTTAAGAGTGGAGGAAGTTTTGGATTTACCACAGGTTGAGATTTATAAAGATTACGTTGAAAAGATATTTAACGGTGTACAACCAACTATGGATTTTGTAAAAGAGATAAGGGATGATTTTAAGAAAGATCAAGATGTTATGCTTGTTTGTGATGGTAGATTAGTAGCAATTGCCGTTTCGCAGAGAACGTCAAGTTTTCTAAAAAAGAATGAGGTAAGAGAAAGTGTGTTTAAGTTAAAAAAAGTTTTTAGGGAGGGAATGTTTTGA
- a CDS encoding DUF933 domain-containing protein codes for MKIGIIGLPQVGKTTIFSLLTGIEVDPYSPIHQKGVAKVYDKRVDILSKMYNPKKTTYATLEFYDTPSLDPSDKKSRIQVFNMVQNADALLLVLRAFKNDSVPYPENGETAFKQLKLALDEFIFRDLEIITNRIERLENAKRKLDNREENELKLLKELAKVLENEEFLSRYELTDDQRKLISSYSLVTLRPIIIALNLDEEQFSSNSYETKEEVLELVKEYNFAYIELCGLMEKEIQELDEEERAEFLKDLGIEQTGIERLSKVVYDQLGLISFFTVGSDEVRAWTLKKGSTAVEAAGAIHSDLARGFIKAEVIKYKDLIELGSEKEVKEKGLMKLVGKEHIIEDGDIITIRFNV; via the coding sequence TTGAAGATAGGAATAATTGGTCTTCCACAAGTTGGAAAGACGACCATATTTTCTCTTTTGACTGGAATAGAGGTTGATCCATATTCACCTATACATCAAAAAGGTGTTGCAAAGGTTTATGATAAAAGAGTTGATATTTTGTCAAAGATGTACAACCCCAAAAAAACAACCTATGCAACCCTTGAATTTTACGATACGCCATCTCTTGATCCTTCGGATAAAAAGAGCAGAATACAGGTATTTAATATGGTCCAAAATGCCGATGCGCTTTTGTTAGTTTTAAGGGCTTTTAAAAATGATAGTGTTCCATATCCAGAAAATGGTGAAACAGCTTTTAAACAATTAAAATTGGCTTTGGATGAGTTTATATTTAGAGATCTTGAAATTATTACAAATAGAATTGAAAGACTTGAAAATGCAAAAAGAAAACTTGATAACCGCGAAGAAAATGAGTTAAAGCTTTTAAAGGAACTGGCAAAGGTTCTTGAAAACGAAGAATTTCTTTCAAGATATGAACTAACAGATGATCAAAGAAAGTTGATTTCCAGCTATTCTCTTGTAACTTTAAGACCGATAATAATTGCTCTTAATCTAGATGAAGAGCAATTTTCTTCTAATAGTTATGAAACAAAAGAAGAAGTATTAGAGCTTGTTAAAGAATACAACTTTGCATATATTGAACTATGTGGATTAATGGAAAAGGAAATACAGGAACTTGATGAAGAAGAAAGAGCAGAGTTTTTAAAGGACCTTGGAATTGAGCAAACAGGGATAGAAAGACTTTCAAAGGTTGTATATGACCAACTTGGTCTTATTTCATTCTTTACAGTTGGATCTGATGAAGTTAGGGCATGGACTTTAAAGAAAGGAAGTACTGCTGTAGAAGCAGCTGGAGCAATACATTCTGACCTTGCAAGAGGATTTATTAAAGCTGAGGTTATTAAATACAAAGATTTAATAGAGCTTGGTAGTGAAAAAGAGGTAAAGGAAAAAGGATTGATGAAATTAGTTGGGAAAGAGCATATAATTGAAGATGGTGATATAATTACAATAAGATTTAATGTTTAG
- a CDS encoding DUF370 domain-containing protein translates to MEQIVKISNNLYIPRNRIIAVLPISSAVARKIRGMHKIGGNIINMTFGEESKSIIIMDSGHIFVTSKTLEEVDEALWR, encoded by the coding sequence GTGGAACAAATTGTAAAAATTTCGAATAATCTTTATATTCCAAGGAACCGTATAATTGCAGTATTGCCAATTTCTTCTGCTGTTGCAAGGAAAATTAGGGGAATGCATAAAATTGGTGGAAATATTATCAACATGACCTTTGGTGAAGAGTCTAAGTCTATAATTATCATGGATAGTGGTCATATTTTTGTCACATCGAAAACATTGGAAGAGGTTGATGAGGCTCTGTGGAGATAA
- a CDS encoding TIGR04013 family B12-binding domain/radical SAM domain-containing protein, which translates to MEIKRLLFRYSQNNRYSITALVSSIYSYRKDLELVDIRSFEEIFSYEKEGTVVLYSFMSFDLEAVVDELKKLKKSGYMVVAGGPHATAMPQQLLNLGFDYVFVGDGEENIRKFIDGKFPENRIYDGITKRVDLSDYPPFCPEKNLYMPIEITRGCPFSCGYCQTPRLAGKLVRHRPIEQIVEYSKIGVENNRKIARFISPNSFGYGSKNGVTPNPEAVDTLLYNLKKVGVEEIYFGTFPSDVRPESVNEEILKVIKKYVNNKYIVIGAQSGSERVLEMIKRGHNLEEIERALSLLKEYDFIPRVDFIFGFPFETDEDIEKTFEFIKKIVNKYKAKVHAHTFMPLPGTPLANIGPGVLTKKHYKFLGLLTSQGYLDGYWLKQEQLARRVADVNSSSPI; encoded by the coding sequence GTGGAGATAAAGAGATTATTATTTAGATACAGCCAAAATAATAGATATAGTATAACGGCGCTTGTGTCGTCAATTTATTCTTACAGAAAGGATTTAGAACTTGTTGATATAAGAAGCTTTGAAGAAATTTTTTCGTATGAAAAAGAGGGGACAGTAGTCCTCTATTCTTTTATGAGCTTTGATCTTGAAGCAGTAGTAGATGAGTTGAAAAAATTAAAGAAATCAGGTTATATGGTGGTTGCTGGTGGTCCTCATGCAACTGCGATGCCACAGCAATTATTGAATTTAGGGTTTGATTATGTATTTGTTGGGGATGGAGAAGAAAATATACGTAAATTTATAGATGGCAAGTTTCCAGAAAATAGAATATATGATGGGATAACAAAAAGGGTAGATCTTTCTGATTATCCTCCGTTTTGTCCTGAAAAGAATTTGTATATGCCTATAGAAATAACGAGGGGCTGCCCATTTTCTTGTGGATATTGTCAGACCCCAAGACTTGCTGGAAAATTAGTAAGACATAGACCTATAGAGCAAATAGTTGAATATTCAAAGATAGGTGTGGAAAATAACAGGAAAATTGCAAGGTTTATTTCACCAAACTCATTTGGATACGGTAGCAAAAATGGTGTAACTCCCAACCCTGAAGCAGTTGATACCTTGCTTTATAACTTGAAAAAGGTTGGAGTTGAAGAAATATATTTTGGAACGTTTCCTTCGGATGTTAGGCCCGAGAGTGTCAATGAGGAAATACTTAAGGTTATAAAAAAGTATGTTAATAATAAGTACATAGTAATTGGGGCACAAAGTGGAAGTGAAAGAGTATTGGAAATGATAAAAAGAGGGCATAATTTAGAAGAAATTGAAAGAGCTCTATCATTATTGAAAGAGTATGACTTTATTCCTCGAGTAGATTTTATATTTGGTTTTCCATTTGAAACTGATGAAGATATTGAAAAAACTTTTGAATTTATCAAAAAAATTGTAAATAAATACAAGGCCAAGGTGCACGCACATACCTTTATGCCTCTTCCAGGTACTCCACTTGCAAATATTGGACCAGGTGTTCTTACAAAGAAACATTACAAGTTCCTAGGGTTATTAACTTCGCAAGGGTATCTTGATGGATATTGGTTAAAACAAGAGCAACTTGCAAGGAGGGTTGCAGATGTTAATAGCAGCAGCCCAATTTAG